ACCAGCGTGCAGGTATTTTCATCTCTTTCAAAAGTGTAAAAAACCTTGATGAATTCGTAGGTAAAGAACATAACTGGAATGGTATTACAAGTGTATTAAAGACATACGTACGCCTCCTGCCCGGTGTATCAACAGCCAACCTGGAAAAACAATTTCCGAAATACGGTGAGAACAGAAAGGGAAGTAAGAATAAACATGTATACCACATGCTCCCTTTACAAGACCGGCACTTTGATGCACGCTATGGTGGTACCATGGAAAAACGTAGCCTCTGGATCCTGGTATTTGCAGGTCTGTTCCTGATTGTAACCGCCTGTCTGAACTTTATCAATCTCTCAACCGCACAGGCACTGAGAAGATCCAAAGAAGTAGGTATCAGAAAAGCACTGGGTAGTTTCAGACTACAACTATTCTGGCAATTCCTGATGGAGACTGGTCTCATTGTAGTAATGGCCACGCTGGTAGCCGTTGTACTGGGTGTATTGTTGTTACCAAATGTGAATTCATTGTTTGGTGCCAAAATGAGTTTAGCTAGTGTAATTGATATAAAGCTGCTTGCTTTTATTTTCGGTATGATTCTGATAGTCACCTTTTTTGCAGGCAGTTACCCCGGTCTGATCCTGTCAGGATTCCGGCCGGTACTGGCATTGAAAGGAAAGGTATCTATGCAGCAGGTAGGAAGTTTCAATATACGACGCATACTGATCGTGACCCAGTTTGCTATTACTTTAATATTGATCATCGGCATGCTGGTCATCACCAGACAAATGCAATATACCAGGCAGACGGATCTTGGGTTCAATAAAGATGCGATCCTTATGGTGCCTATGGGCGCAGATTCTTTAGATGCAAATGTAACGACGCTGAAAAATGAGCTCATGCGACAGACAGGTATACAGAACGTGTCTGTTTGTTTTGAAGCGCCTTCTTCCTGGAGTAACTGGAACACAAATATTCATATGGTTGGCGATGCAGAAGATGAACCATTTACCGTCGATGTGCGCGCTGCAGATGAGCAGTATGTATCGACCTTTGGATTACAGTTGATCGCAGGCCGTAATTTATTTCCTGATTCTGCAGCAAGAGAATGTATCGTGAATGAGATGTTTATCCATAAACTAAACCTGAAATCCCCACTGGAACTGATAGACCGGCAGATAAAATTTAATGGTGACAACCAGGCTACCATTGTAGGTGTGGTAAAGAATTTTCATATACGCTCATTGCATGATGATATAGGCGCAGTAATGATTACACCATTCAGAAAATTCTACCAGAACTTCGCCGTTAAATTGAATATGGGGCAATTGACCACGACTATCCCAGTCATTGAAAAGCTGTGGTCAGCAAGGTTCCCAGATAAATTATTTACTTATAAATTCTTTGATAAACAGATCGCAGAATTCTATGAAACAGAAGAAACGATGCTACGGTTAGTAAGTATTTTCTCTGTGATCGCCATCTTTATTGGTTGTTTGGGACTGTATGGATTGGTATCATTTATGGTGATGCAGAAAACAAAGGAAATCGGTATCAGGAAGGTATTGGGTAGTAGTGTCGGAGAAATCCTGTGGATCTTTGGGAAAGAGTTTGCCGTACTGATCCTGGTCGCGTTTTGTCTGGCGACACCGGTAGCGTGGTGGATGATGAGTACGTGGCTGGAAGATTTTAAATTCCATGTCGCCTTAGGCCCGGGGATGTTTGTAGGCGCTGTTGGATTGACAATGATAGTGGCTGGACTGACCGTGAGTTTCCAGAGTGTAAAAGCGGCCATGATGAATCCGGTGAGGAGCCTGAAGATGGAGTGATTTCAGGCCCCACCGAATGTTAGGTGCTGATGATTATATTGTTACAACCAGGCGTTCGCCGTTG
This Chitinophaga sancti DNA region includes the following protein-coding sequences:
- a CDS encoding ABC transporter permease, coding for MFKNYLRIAFRNLFSNKVYGLLNILGLALSMTCGLLIFVLVKYHLSFDNFHKNANRIYQFVTEQHRETVSYTGSVPPAFAEAYRQDFGETGVVARAATYSETLVSYDLNKFIEDEGVSFVDPTYFDVFNFPLLTGKNMLAEPNTVLITTSLAKKYFGNEDPINKVIKIENRLNARITGVLKNLPGNTDQRAGIFISFKSVKNLDEFVGKEHNWNGITSVLKTYVRLLPGVSTANLEKQFPKYGENRKGSKNKHVYHMLPLQDRHFDARYGGTMEKRSLWILVFAGLFLIVTACLNFINLSTAQALRRSKEVGIRKALGSFRLQLFWQFLMETGLIVVMATLVAVVLGVLLLPNVNSLFGAKMSLASVIDIKLLAFIFGMILIVTFFAGSYPGLILSGFRPVLALKGKVSMQQVGSFNIRRILIVTQFAITLILIIGMLVITRQMQYTRQTDLGFNKDAILMVPMGADSLDANVTTLKNELMRQTGIQNVSVCFEAPSSWSNWNTNIHMVGDAEDEPFTVDVRAADEQYVSTFGLQLIAGRNLFPDSAARECIVNEMFIHKLNLKSPLELIDRQIKFNGDNQATIVGVVKNFHIRSLHDDIGAVMITPFRKFYQNFAVKLNMGQLTTTIPVIEKLWSARFPDKLFTYKFFDKQIAEFYETEETMLRLVSIFSVIAIFIGCLGLYGLVSFMVMQKTKEIGIRKVLGSSVGEILWIFGKEFAVLILVAFCLATPVAWWMMSTWLEDFKFHVALGPGMFVGAVGLTMIVAGLTVSFQSVKAAMMNPVRSLKME